ctggttctaaatttcttgaatggggcatgtttatttaagatggttaggaaggcattaaaaaaaatatccaggcatcctctactgacgggatgagatcaatatccttctaggataccccggccaggtcgattagaaaggcctgctcgcagaagtgtttcagggagcattttacagtgatgagtggaggtcgtttgaccgctgacccattacagatgcaggcaatgaggcagtgatcgctgagatcttggttgaagacagcagaggtgtatttagaggggaagttggttaggatgatatctatgagggtgcccgtgtttaaggctttggggaggtacctggtaggttcattgataatttgtgtgagattgagggcatcaagtttagattgtaggagtgctggggtgttaagcatgttccagtttaggtcgcctagcagcacgaactctgaagatagatggggggcaatcagttcacatatggtgtccagagcacagctgggggcagagggtggtctatagcaggcggcaacggtgagagacttgtttttagagaggtggatttttaaaagtagaagttcaaattgtttgggtacagacctggatagtaggacagaactctgcaggctatctttgcagtagattgcaacaccgccccctttggcagttctatcttgtctgaaaatgttgtagtttggaattaaaatttctgaatttttggtggtcttcctaagccaggattcaaacacagctagaacatccgggttggcagagtgtgctaaagcagtgaataaaaaatttgatcatattactccagtgctagcctctctacactggcttcctgtcaaagcaagggctgatttcaaggttttactgctaacctacaaagcattacatgggcttgctcctacctatctctctgatttggtcctgccgtacatacctacacgtacgctacggtcacaagacgcaggcctcctaattgtccctagaatttctaagcaaacagctggaggcagggctttctcctatagagctccatttttatggaacggtctgcctacccatgtcagagacgcaaactcggtctcaacctttaagtccttactgaagacttatctcttcagtgggtcatatgattgagtgtagtctggcccaggagtgggaaggtgaacggaaaggctctggagcaacgaaccgcccttgctgtctctgcctggccggttcccctcttcccactgggattctctgcctctaaccctattacaggggctgagtcactggcttactggggctctctcttgccgtccctggaaggggtgcgtcacctgagtgggttgattcactgatgtggtcatcctgtctgggatggcgcccccccttggcttgtgccatggcggagttctttgtgggctatactcagccttgtctcaggatggtaagttggtggttgaagatatccctctagtggtgtgggggctgtgctttggcaaagtgggtggggttatatccttcctgtttggccctgtctgggggtgtccttggatggggccacagtgtctcctgacctctcctgtctcagcctccagtatttatgctgcagtagttaatgtgtcggggggctagggtcagtttgttatatctggagtacctctcctgtcctattcggtgtcctgtgtgaatctaagtgtgcgttctctaattctctctttctctctctctctctctctctcggaggacctgagccctaggaccatgccccaggactacctgacatgatgactccttgctgtccccagtccacctggccgtgctgctgctccagtttcaactgttctgccggtcatttatgaacatttgaacatcttggccatgttctgttataatctccacccggcacagccagaagaggactggccaccccacatatgctctctctaattctctctttctttctctctctcggaggacctgagccctaggaccatgccccaggactacctgacatgatgactccttgctgtccccagtccacctgaccgtgctgctgctccagtttcaactgttctgccttattattatacgaccatgctggtcatttatgaacatttgaacatcttggccatgttctgttataatctccacccggcacagccagaagaggactggccaccccacatagcctggttcctctctaggtttcttccttggttttggcctttctagggagtttttcctagccaccgtgcttctacacctgcattgcttgctgtttggggttttaggctgggtttctgtacagcactttgagatatcagctgatgtacgaagggctatataaataaatttgatttgatttgatttgattttgaatagaacaaacttagggaggaggcttctaatgttaacatgcatgaaaccaaggctattacggttacagaagtcgtcaaaagagagcgtctggggaataggagtggagctaggcactgcagggcctggattcacctcatcaccagaggaacataggaggagtagaataagggtacggctaaaagctatgagaattggtcgtctagaacgtctggaacacagagtaaaaggaggtttctgggggcggtaaaatagcatcaaggtataatgtacagacaaaggtatggtagtatgtgaatacagtggaggtaaacctaggtattgagtgatgaagagagagatattgtctctagaaacatcattgaaaccaggagatgtcattgcatttgtgggtggtggaactaataggttggataaggtatagtgagcaggactagaggctctacagtgaaataagccaataaacactaaccagaacagcaatggacaagacatattgacattaaggagaggcatgcttagtcgagtgatcaaaagggtccagtgagtggagaggttggttgggggtcacggcgatttagacagctagccaggccatcggtagcaagctagcataggatggaggtctgttgttagccaccacttgcgttccgtcagtagattagtggggttccgtgtggtagaggggattaatccaaatcacacaacaacaacaaaaataaaaacaatagatatagttatagaggcccaagaagaaaacataatcataataaaaataaataaattgtccgattgtctattcagatagcagccggtaagacagctaacggttagcaggccgcagatgggcgttcaggtaacgtcgcgacggaggagccagccggatctccttcgggtagataacgtcggcagtccagttgtgaaggcccggtgttgctccgcgtaggcagtaaaacaggtccggataggtgactgcagcccaggagtgattgatggaactcaggagtaattggctgcaggcccagacggcatccccagccgcgccctcagagcatgcgcagaccagctggctggtgtgtttacggacatattcaatcaatccctatcccagtctgttgttcccacatgcttcaagagggccaccattgttcctgttcccaagaaagctaaggtaactgagctaaacgactactgccccgtagcactcacttccgtcatcatgaagtgctttgagagactagtcaaggaccatatcacctccaccctacctgacaccctagacccactccaatttgcttaccgcccaaataggtccacagacgatgcaatctcaaccacactgcacactgcactaacccatctggacaagaggaatacctatgtgagaatgctgttcatcgactacagctaggcatttaacaccatagtgccctccaagctcgtcatcaagctcgagaccctgggtctcgaccccaccctgtgcaactgggtactggacttcctgacgggccgtccccaggtggtgagggtaggcaacaacatctccaccccgctgatcctcaacactggggccccacaagggtgcgttctgagccctctcttgtactccctgttcacccacgactgcgtggccacacacgacctccaactcaatcatcaagtttgcggacgacacaacagtggtaggcttgattaccaacaacgacgagacggcctacagggaggaggtgaggaccctcagagtgtggtgtcaggaaaataacctcacactcaacgtcaacaaaactaaggagatgattgtggacttcaggaaacagcagagggaacacccccctatccacatcgatggaacagtagtggagagggtagtaagttttaagttcctcggcgtacacatcacagacaaactgaattggtccacccacacagacagcatcgtgaagaaggcgcagcagcgcctcttcaacctcaggaggctgaagaaatttggcttgtcaccaaaagcactcacaaacttctacagatgcacaatcgagagcatcctgtcgggctgtatcaccgcctggtacggcaactgctccgcccacaaccgtaaggctctccagagggtagtgaggtctgcacaacgcatcaccgggggcaaactacctgccctccaggacacctacaccacccgatgtcacaggaaggccataaagatcatcaaggacaacaaccacccgagccactgcctgttcacaccgctatcatccagaaggcgaggtcagtacaggtgcatcaaagctgggaccgagagactgaaacacagccaccactaacattgagtggctgctgccaacacactgactcaactccagccactttaataatgggaattgatgggaaattatgtaaaatatatcactagccactttaaacaatgctacctaatataatgtttacataccctacattattcatctcatatgtatacgtatatactgtactcttatATCagctactgcatctttatgtaatacatgtatcactagccactttaactatgccactttgtttacatactcatctcatttgtatatactgcactcagtaccatctactgtatcttgcctatgccgctctgtaccatcactcattcatatatctttatgtacatattctttatccccttacacttgtgtctataaggtagtagttttggaattgttagctagattacttgttggttattactgcattgtcggaactagaagcacaagcatttcgctacactcgcattaacatctgctaaccatgtgtatgtgacaaataaaatttgatttgatttagtgttcACTTTGGTAGCCTAGCTATAGCAAACATGTTGTTAGCTAGCCTATGTTCACTTTGGTAGCCTAGCTATAGCAAACATGTTGTTAGCTAGCCTATGTTCACTTTGGTAGCCAAGCTATAGCAAGCATGTTGTTAGTGGAAGAGAATGTGCGTTTTTCATAGCtgtcaaaaatgttatttttccacCTAGGTGGGAATAAGCGCCACAAAGTAGGTAGCTAAGTGGGCAAGACCTAGCCATGAACTACAGACTGAAAAGTTTTCTTCATTGTGAGCTCAATGAGAAGTTGCTTTCTTATGTTCGGTGGGGTCCTTGACGGTCCACATGTAAACAGTTTAGCAGGAAAGCAGATGTCCAAGTTGATCAAATCCGTAAAGCGAAGATAGGAGTGAACTATGGGCCCATATAGGAAGTGGAGTGGTCCACTATTGGCCGTTGCTCCTGTCTCTCTACGACAGACGTTTTGTGATTGGACCTTCCTTGACTCTGCCCATAAAAGGAGACACTACCCATAAGTGAGAGACCTAACAAGTAGTTGAAATAGAACAGGATTTCGCCACCCTCTTCGATGTCCACTGGTAgacagtaaaagtaaaagtagtcaaaaatataaatagtaaagtacagataccccaaaaaatgacttaagtagtacttaaacgtttaaaaaaacataattaagtactttacaccactgctggaATCTATACAGTACAGTCACATCTGCTAACTACTTTGTTACTTGTTGATTTCAAGTATCTTGGGACTTTCCTTATAACTCTCCCTGTAGATGATCATACATACAGTAGCTTACACTCCATTTACATGTTTCTAGACAGATCTGGAAGTGTCTAATTCACTTGTTGTTGTGTCATTATTCAAGATAATGAATAGGCAACAGTCTTATAGTGGTGGGGAAAAGAGATTAGGCTATTTCAAGGAACTATAGTCTGATCATCAAATTTCATTTAAATAGTTCTGTAGGCTTACTATAAATCCAAATGGAAAGCATGAATTTACATAAATATAATTTTTTCATCCTGTAGTATAGGCTGCATTTATTGGTTGCACTATCATGTGGTACAGTAGCCTAATCATTGTAAAGTATGAGGGATGCTGATGCGggtctagagacagactagagtcaTTACGAGGCACAGTAGAGCGTACCTGCTGCACAGACAAGACCGAACAAAATAACTATTGTGGAGCTCTTCCAAAGGTAAGTCCCTCTCTGACAATAGTCATCCTGCAGATTTCTATGAAATGGGAACTTTGGTCTTCTCAGTCATATGAATTTCACTCACCATTCTCGCTGAGCTTATACAGTAAAGCAATTGTTTCAGTGAGAACATAAGTGCCATTTGATAAAGTTATAGTAaaatataataacaataaatCATGATGGAGGGGATTTGTCTAAATGTCAAACTTTCCTGAATGAGTATGGTTATGATGACATTTTTTTTGAGGGAATGTTGTTGTGTATGGCTTTATCATTTTCGAACTGTGTTCAAATACATCTGTATTTGATTATTTGTTAGGATTTTGAGGATTTTCAAATAATTTCCTATAAATAGCCgactaccaaatacttatttcaaatactattttcaaatacctgggttaaatgcatgggagtgtatttgagtcagtgtatttgagtatttctaaatacattccaatattcaactatttgtctttacaaataaaaaatatctaaATACTTACTCCCAGATGTCTTTCCAATACCTTCAATAGTATTTGAACACCGATCTGATCATTTTCCTTTTCTATTCTTTcattttcttaaaaaaaaatctgtctgtatcTGCAAAGTTTTTAATGGCAAAATGTACACTATACCTCATTTTTCTAATGTGATTCCACTTGGAAGGGGACTTGTGAAAATGGAGATTGCGTCACTGAATGAAACTGCTGTGAACAGCAACATGCACAGTGTCGCTATGGACAGCGGCACCATGCACAGTGTCGCTATGGACAGCGGCACCATGCACAGTGTCGCTATGTACACTGCCAACCGCACCTATATGCCTTATTACCTGCATTCCACCGGCATGGCCATCAGCTACATCCTATGCTATGTGGTGGTTCTCCTGCTCTGTGTCGGAGGGAACGTGCTGGTCTCCCTGGTGGTCCTCCGGAACCGCAACATGCGCTCTGTCACTAACCTCTTCATCCTCAACTTGGCCATCAGTGACCTGCTCATTGGAGTGTTCTGTGTTCCAACGACTTTGATTGACAGCCTGATATCAGGTGGGGAGTTTTGCTTGTTATAGCCTGGACTCATTATTGGGATGCTTGTCGTGACAAATTATAGTTACTACTGGTGCATACATTTGTTGCTTTGGGAATGAGTGTTCAGAACTGTTCTGCAGTCCTTTTGTCTGCATCATTAAATCCAGCCAGCTAAATTCCCAGTCTGCTTTGATTTAACATTTTCTTAACCTCTTAGGAATTGAGCATAATATTGGAATAGTGCTTGTATTTTGATTCAAATGGGACTTTCTTTGTATTTATCAAAGGTTTCCCTGTGGAGTGGAGTGAAAACTTATCAACATATCAACTTGGTGTTGATATGATTTAAAAAGTGAATATCTATTACATGTATGCGTTTTCCCACCTTTTCACCCCTTTGCTCCCTTCACATAtatttacactgagtatacaaaacattaagaaaacctaaaaatacacagtgaaacaaCAAGTCAATAGTGTCCTTCTTAATCCCTGCTAGCTATGTatatgtagcctggtcccagatctgctcgTGCTGACTCCATTGCTGTCTTAAGCCaaacatgtttggcatgacaattctttaatgagtcggcgagggagagcagaaacagactggcaaccaGGCTACTGATTGTGTAATGAAGTTTGTCTTTTCAGGATGGCCATTTGGCCAGATTACATGCACCATGAGCAACCTGGTCCAGGGGATgtcagtgtcagcatcagtcttCACTTTGGTGGCCATAGCTGTTGACAGGTAATACCCCAGTGGGCTAGTCTGATAGACCACCACACTAGCCCTGTCCCGCATCTGGTTGTGCTCTTGTGAATTTCATTGCTTTAAGTGTCAAGCCACACATTTGTAAAGGGTCCTCTTTCATCATATTCAGCGTTTTGTTATTGGGTAGCCTTAATGATGGTAAAGAATGGATGACCAAAAGAATGGTCTATTACCATCTCAATGATGGTAAAGGACTGGAAAAGAAGAGGGAATCTAGTAATGGCTGACAGAGAAATGTTTAATTGCTTTACTAATGCAGGGACTATATTGCATTTTGTGATAATAATTTTGCACAAATAATCAGTGAGTAATATTCACAATGCCGCTGGTGCCATCTGAAGGgtgatgtctctctttctttctctacctctccctcctttctcaggTTCACAGGTATTGTGTACCCCTTTAGACATCGGATAAGGCCTGTGACTGCTCTCCTCACCATCCTCTTCATCTGGGTGCTGGCGTTTGCTGTCATCTGCCCCTCGGCCGCCAACCTGACTGTCATCCAGCTGGAGGACACCTACATGCTCCAGGACAACCAGACCTACCCTGTCTTTGTCTGCTTCGAGAACTGGCCCCGACCCGAGATGCGTCGGGTCTACACCATGGTCATCTTTGTGCACGTGTACCTGGCCCCCCTGGGCATCATCAGCATAATGTATGGCTGCATCGCTGCCAAGCTCTCTATCAACCTGAGGCAGGTGAGGCTGGCAAAAGTGCGAAGGGCCCGCTCCCAACGCCGTGTTAAAGTGATCAAGATGCTGACCATGGTGGCTGTGCTCTTCATGGTGTCATGGCTACCTCTGTGGACGTTAATGCTGCTGACTGACTATAGGGATCTGGACACGCAGCAGATTGACTTCCTCAGCAGCTACCTGTTCCCTGTGGCCCACTGGCTGGCCTTCTTTAACAGTGGGATTAACCCCATCATCTATGGCTTCTTCAATGAGAACTTCCGCAGGGGGTTCCAGGCTGCAGTGGCCTGCAGGCCCTGTTCACAAACAATAACAACAGTTGTGGTTAATACACGCTTCAACTTCCCGCCTCCTAACAGAGTATTCAATGATAACCCTGAGTCGTCTGGTGGGAAGAAAGGCCACTGCTCCAAGGCCACTCCCAAGATTATCCCACATGTAACCCATGGAAtcgtcctggatgacaggaatgTTGCACCCAACAGGGTGATTGGTGCCTGGGTGGAGTGACTGTAATTAGGGCTATGACGATCATGGAGTTCTGGGCAACGATTGTCATGCAAATTGTCACGTTTACAGgcggggttctactaagctaacacaTATAATTGTTTTAAGATGTAATACCatagatcatttagctatttgattttgaattgcaGGACCCCTgtatgtataaaaaatatatgacattttttaaaataaaacattgaatttggctttACTGCTAATAGcctatagaaacacattgaataccACATTTATACATGGCAAAATTCAAAAGGAAGTATAATTTGATGTGTCTGAAATACATCTGAGAGAAACAAAAAGCATCAGGAACAAAAATAATTATAAAATCTCTTGACATGCACCATTCTGCTTGTAAAATTATTACCAACATTACCCacttaatgtaaaaaaaaaatgctattgGGTAAACTGTTGGTTACACAATTAAATGATCATTGTCCCAGCCCTAAATCTAATGCAACACTTTTGGGATGTATTCATCACAACATCTttaccataaccttaaccacacccCTAACATAAGCCGAACGCTAACCCTCATTCAAGACCAAATAGCTAATTCCTTATTCATAAGACTGTGCAGCATGGCCATCTAGTGAAAATATGGGAAAGGGGGAAGTTTTCATTACAGAAAATGGCTGCTAGAGGGCGCCAAATCTATTAGTTTTGCCCTGGTTACACAGAGGAATTGGTATGCTGATGAGATGTCCATGCTGGATATCATATTCATTCCCAGCATGTCCTGATTACCCTGGAGATGCACCATGGACAAGTGCACACCATCAGATTCCATCACACTCAGTTTGCATTTatatcagggttagggttagggttaggggctagAGGTTTCCCTTTTGGAGTAACACCTCCTGTTGATTGACTTTAGGACGATAAGATACAATCGAAACCTTATACCATCAATATCAATAGgatcacacaaacacatgcacgcatgcagaCACTCattctcacacgcacacacacacacacacacacacacacacacacacacacacacacacacacacacacacacacacacacacacacacacacacacacacacacacacacacacacacacacacacacacacacacacgtgtggatATACACACATCAAACAGCCCCCAAAGCCATTATATGTAAATGTGGTTGTGTGAGTTGGTCCTCTGGGCCAGTGAAATGACATTACAACAGATTAGAGTATTTCTGGTTAACAGGAAGACACATGATGAGACGTCAGTCATTGAATGGTTCCCATTTGGGTGCAGTTGGTGCTTTATCTGAGTTGATAACCCCTTTTCTGTCCTCATAGACAGTTTGGGGAATTAAAATCTTGACTGGCTATCCCCAGACTTTGATCATTTAAAGAGTATCTGTATTGATTTTAACTCAGGAATGGCTGCGGACCCAACTTTTCTGAACCCTTCTTCCCAACAGCTAAAGGTCAGAATGTGCAGAACTCTCTACTTTACGGACAGTCTCTGCTCTACTCATTCGGCTGCCTAGACAACAGGCTACTCTGGCGAATGTTACTCGTTTCATAAAGTTAAATCAAAGCTGAATTTAACTCAAGACAGATTCCAAACCTAGTCGTCTTAATGTGAAAACTCTGACAAAATCTTCTCTAATTTGTAATTCTAACAAAGAACCAACATAAAACATGTCTAGTGGAGTCTTTACCTATGATCTTAACGATCATCTCTCCATAGTGTGTATTATAGATACTCAACTACAAAAACCTTACCCTCGTCTGatattttaaaatgttgtttATTCATCCAGTGTTTCCTGTACGTCTGACCCTGAGTTAGCTCTGGAAcatttcttatttatttatttttaaaatattttgtcaTTTATTTTATCTGGCAGATAAACATGCTCTTTTTAAAGGACTCATAGTCAAGATAAAATCCTTGATACACACCAAAGCAATCTGAATTTTTTTCAGCTTAGAAATCAGGCCTGGTCCAAAGCAAGGCAAACAAGGTGATTGGCAATATTTTAGGCAACTGTACTGTAATTGACTAAAAAAGCTAAATCAAACCTCCTTTTAATAGGGCTGTTTCGACATTGTGTCCATTAAGCCCctttttctacttacccagagcCAGATGAACTAATGGATACCATTTTGATGTCGCTCCTTGCAGTTTTAAAGACATTTAAGGTAGTTCCTGGAGACATTGCCAACTTGCGCAATGACTTGAAGTCTTGATGCTGGCATCTAACTCTGAGTAAGTTGAAAAAAGGGCGCAGTTGCCAAAATTTCACACTATCCATTAACCCCTTTGAGTTGATGTCCCCGCACCCGCAGAAATCAAATTAGCGGAAATATTATTACcataacaaaaacaaacaatatttatttatattcaaTCCAATGGAAGGTGGCCAAGCTACAgtgatgtttgtcagaccatgagtctgaacagtttgggctacacactaacatGACCCGTCTTTAGAATGGGGAGACTCTCACGAGCACGTACATGTATCTCAcgaacacatacagttgaagtcggaagtttacatacaccttaaccaaatacagctaaactcagtttttcacaattcctgacatttaatcctaggaaaaattcc
The DNA window shown above is from Oncorhynchus tshawytscha isolate Ot180627B linkage group LG20, Otsh_v2.0, whole genome shotgun sequence and carries:
- the LOC112219432 gene encoding neuropeptide FF receptor 1-like, with protein sequence MYTIPHFSNVIPLGRGLVKMEIASLNETAVNSNMHSVAMDSGTMHSVAMDSGTMHSVAMYTANRTYMPYYLHSTGMAISYILCYVVVLLLCVGGNVLVSLVVLRNRNMRSVTNLFILNLAISDLLIGVFCVPTTLIDSLISGWPFGQITCTMSNLVQGMSVSASVFTLVAIAVDRFTGIVYPFRHRIRPVTALLTILFIWVLAFAVICPSAANLTVIQLEDTYMLQDNQTYPVFVCFENWPRPEMRRVYTMVIFVHVYLAPLGIISIMYGCIAAKLSINLRQVRLAKVRRARSQRRVKVIKMLTMVAVLFMVSWLPLWTLMLLTDYRDLDTQQIDFLSSYLFPVAHWLAFFNSGINPIIYGFFNENFRRGFQAAVACRPCSQTITTVVVNTRFNFPPPNRVFNDNPESSGGKKGHCSKATPKIIPHVTHGIVLDDRNVAPNRVIGAWVE